From one Pontibacillus sp. HMF3514 genomic stretch:
- a CDS encoding Na+/H+ antiporter NhaC family protein, with protein MNQTRENPLALLPLLSFLFVFVGAGIIYDDFYKISILIPAGIAAMLSLLINRNASIMEKAKQFVKGAFERNIITMVTIFLLAGAFSAIANKIGAVEQTVNLALTYLPQSLILVGIFLIGSFVSLAMGTSVGTISALAPIAVGISAETELSTALTVAVVVSGAMFGDNLSIISDTTIAAVRTQMTKMKDKFKTNFFIVLPAAIITMVILAFLTPDQASGVPVDSVQWIRVLPYIGVLVAALLGLHVFLVLGGGILFAGLIGIWDGSIALPAFFNTVATGAWGMHNLILLTILLGGIVALMNFNGGIQYILNKLTNKVQTQKGAEYSLAGLVSTTNLATANNTIAILTTGPLAKTISDQYGIDSRKSASILDIFSCTIQGIIPYGAQILTAASLAEVAPTDLIPFAFYPILIAIFGLIAISFNFPRFKTKQ; from the coding sequence ATGAACCAAACAAGAGAAAACCCTCTTGCCCTACTCCCATTGCTCTCATTTTTATTCGTATTTGTGGGAGCCGGAATCATATATGATGACTTTTATAAAATATCTATCCTAATCCCAGCTGGTATAGCAGCAATGCTATCACTACTCATAAACCGTAACGCTTCCATCATGGAAAAAGCGAAACAGTTTGTAAAAGGCGCATTTGAGCGAAATATTATTACAATGGTTACCATTTTCCTTCTAGCAGGTGCCTTTTCTGCTATTGCAAATAAAATAGGTGCTGTTGAGCAAACTGTTAACCTTGCTCTAACCTATTTGCCTCAAAGTTTAATTTTAGTAGGAATCTTTTTAATAGGAAGTTTCGTGTCCCTTGCTATGGGAACTTCAGTAGGTACCATTAGTGCTTTAGCACCTATTGCAGTTGGCATTAGTGCTGAAACAGAGCTTTCTACTGCATTAACTGTTGCTGTTGTGGTATCTGGGGCAATGTTTGGAGATAATCTATCCATTATTTCTGACACGACAATTGCTGCTGTTCGTACTCAAATGACAAAAATGAAGGACAAGTTTAAGACCAATTTCTTCATTGTATTACCAGCAGCTATTATAACAATGGTTATTTTAGCCTTTTTAACACCTGATCAGGCATCCGGGGTTCCTGTTGATTCAGTACAATGGATTCGAGTTCTTCCTTATATAGGTGTCCTAGTAGCAGCTTTACTTGGTCTCCACGTATTTCTAGTATTAGGTGGAGGTATTCTGTTTGCAGGACTTATCGGAATATGGGATGGAAGCATAGCTCTCCCAGCCTTTTTCAATACTGTTGCTACAGGTGCCTGGGGCATGCACAATTTAATTCTACTCACGATTCTTTTAGGTGGCATTGTTGCCTTAATGAATTTTAATGGTGGGATTCAGTATATTTTGAATAAGCTTACAAACAAGGTTCAAACACAAAAAGGTGCTGAATATAGCCTTGCTGGACTCGTTAGTACCACTAACTTGGCTACAGCCAATAATACAATTGCCATCTTAACAACTGGGCCTCTTGCTAAAACGATCTCAGATCAATATGGTATTGATTCTCGAAAGTCAGCAAGTATTCTAGATATTTTCTCTTGTACAATCCAGGGCATTATCCCTTATGGTGCACAAATCCTGACAGCGGCTAGTCTTGCAGAAGTTGCACCAACTGATTTGATTCCATTTGCTTTTTACCCAATTTTAATTGCAATCTTTGGGCTCATAGCGATCTCATTCAATTTTCCTCGATTTAAAACGAAACAATAA
- a CDS encoding DUF4269 domain-containing protein, with protein sequence MFQHIDYLKKGNHKQQQAYKTIHELNLLNVLSDYSPTLCGTIPIELDLPNSDLDIIMEVHDFDQVATILDHQYQSNEGYERKMKKIRGRDVLKVNFSYKGFVFELFGQDLPVDKQNAYLHMVIEYKLLQKYDGLREIIRGLKREGFNTEAAFAHVFVLEGDPYDALLEYGREQGYIAKT encoded by the coding sequence ATGTTTCAACATATAGATTACTTAAAGAAAGGAAATCACAAGCAACAACAGGCATATAAAACTATTCATGAATTGAACCTCTTAAACGTGTTGAGTGATTACAGTCCAACGCTTTGCGGGACAATTCCGATTGAGTTGGATCTTCCTAACTCAGATCTCGATATCATAATGGAAGTTCATGATTTTGATCAGGTAGCAACCATACTTGATCATCAATATCAATCTAATGAAGGCTATGAACGTAAAATGAAAAAAATACGGGGGAGAGATGTTCTAAAAGTGAATTTCTCTTATAAAGGATTTGTATTTGAGTTATTTGGACAGGATCTTCCTGTTGATAAACAAAATGCTTACTTACATATGGTGATCGAATATAAGTTATTACAAAAGTATGATGGATTAAGAGAAATCATTCGTGGATTGAAGAGGGAAGGTTTCAATACGGAAGCTGCTTTTGCTCATGTATTTGTCTTAGAGGGAGATCCTTATGACGCCTTGTTAGAATATGGACGGGAGCAGGGATACATCGCAAAAACCTAA
- a CDS encoding DUF1028 domain-containing protein: MHKHSKELVSTFSIVGYDPETEELGVAVQSKFLGVGSVVPWAKAGVGAVATQSLANPSYGPYGIVLMDQGMPPQEAIEFLTKDDPEHSMRQVGMVNAKGEAATFTGENCYNWAGGVTGTNYAAQGNILVGEETVHAMSTTFETSEGSLADRLLAALQAGQSAGGDKRGKQSAALYVVKEHGGYGGYNDRYIDLRVDEHDEPIKELDRIYRLQQLYFGTTKSENIAEIEGDVKEELLQQLKRLEYLPTVHVADNILHKAFTAFIHQENFEERELEQGKIDLEVLNFMKNKRV, from the coding sequence ATGCACAAGCATTCAAAAGAACTTGTATCCACATTTTCAATTGTAGGCTATGATCCAGAAACAGAAGAGTTAGGTGTAGCTGTTCAATCTAAGTTTTTAGGAGTTGGCTCTGTTGTACCTTGGGCAAAGGCAGGTGTTGGAGCGGTGGCGACACAATCCTTAGCAAACCCATCCTATGGACCATATGGCATTGTATTAATGGATCAAGGTATGCCTCCACAAGAAGCAATTGAATTTTTAACAAAAGATGATCCTGAACACTCCATGAGACAAGTGGGTATGGTCAATGCAAAAGGAGAAGCTGCGACATTTACAGGTGAAAACTGCTACAACTGGGCAGGTGGTGTAACAGGTACGAATTATGCTGCACAAGGGAACATTTTAGTAGGTGAAGAAACGGTTCATGCGATGTCAACAACGTTTGAAACATCAGAAGGCTCACTTGCTGATCGTTTGCTAGCAGCTCTTCAAGCAGGGCAGTCAGCTGGTGGAGACAAACGAGGAAAGCAATCCGCTGCGCTTTATGTTGTGAAAGAACATGGTGGATATGGGGGCTACAATGACCGTTACATAGACCTTCGCGTTGATGAGCATGATGAACCTATTAAAGAATTGGATCGTATTTACCGACTGCAGCAACTTTATTTTGGCACTACGAAGTCTGAAAATATTGCTGAGATTGAAGGGGATGTAAAAGAAGAACTACTACAACAGCTTAAACGACTTGAGTACTTACCAACTGTTCACGTAGCGGATAACATTCTTCATAAAGCATTCACTGCTTTTATTCATCAGGAAAATTTTGAAGAACGTGAACTTGAGCAAGGAAAGATTGATTTAGAAGTATTGAATTTCATGAAAAATAAAAGGGTATAG
- a CDS encoding general stress protein: protein MKPFVREYTNDETVKEDVQKLSNHGIDSNNIYLMTHDDDRTERLAGNTDASTVGMKETGVGEAVSNMFNKKGDELRNKLQDLGFSASEAETYEERLDEGKVLLIVTDTQDIENII from the coding sequence ATGAAACCATTTGTTCGAGAATATACGAATGACGAAACGGTTAAAGAAGATGTGCAAAAATTATCTAACCATGGTATAGATAGCAACAACATCTACCTTATGACACACGATGATGATCGCACTGAACGATTAGCAGGAAATACAGACGCTAGTACAGTTGGCATGAAAGAAACTGGTGTTGGAGAAGCTGTTAGTAATATGTTTAATAAAAAAGGCGATGAGCTTCGTAATAAGCTACAAGACCTAGGCTTCTCTGCATCTGAGGCTGAAACGTATGAAGAACGATTAGACGAAGGAAAAGTTCTTTTAATCGTGACAGATACACAAGACATTGAAAATATCATCTAA
- a CDS encoding sigma-70 family RNA polymerase sigma factor yields MGEQVMVEEPPSHQDSVDLLEMDSTEALEKIMDEYGDDVKRFVYTYVKNQADTDDITQETFITVYKKLHTFQHKSSLRTWIFSIAVNKSKDYLRSFHTRHDNLFQKIKSYITESSDHETPERQVLSQSESSELMDYIMKLPIKYREVLILYYFNDFSIKEIAHSLNQKESSIKTRLNRSRSKLAQVIEDADDQRSDQ; encoded by the coding sequence ATGGGAGAACAGGTGATGGTTGAAGAACCCCCTTCTCACCAAGATTCAGTCGATTTGCTCGAAATGGACTCAACAGAGGCTCTTGAAAAAATCATGGACGAATATGGTGATGACGTTAAACGTTTTGTTTATACATATGTAAAAAATCAAGCAGACACTGATGATATTACACAGGAAACGTTTATTACCGTATATAAAAAGCTTCATACCTTTCAGCATAAATCCTCATTAAGAACATGGATTTTTTCAATTGCCGTCAATAAGAGTAAAGACTACTTGAGAAGCTTTCATACTAGACATGATAATTTATTTCAAAAAATTAAATCCTATATCACAGAATCATCGGATCATGAAACACCTGAAAGACAGGTGCTTTCCCAGAGTGAGTCTAGTGAATTAATGGACTATATCATGAAACTTCCGATCAAATATCGTGAAGTACTCATACTTTATTATTTTAATGATTTCTCTATAAAAGAAATTGCTCATTCTCTTAACCAAAAAGAATCCAGCATTAAAACCCGACTTAATCGATCTCGCAGTAAATTAGCTCAAGTGATTGAAGACGCAGACGACCAAAGGAGTGATCAATGA
- a CDS encoding cysteine dioxygenase family protein, with product MERLEKFCSTLLSKSKSLTPKKILSTLEDHPITYVDVQSSIEKETEGYAYGRKTLHRTDDVEILLLYWPPGVSSPIHDHGESYGVVHVVQGDILNENFRKVDEGKVALIEKEYGCESDTVVSYFGDIHRLSNQAEHPCISLHVYSPPLVEMGVYELIENDEVSPLG from the coding sequence ATGGAACGATTAGAGAAATTTTGTTCGACCCTTTTATCAAAATCAAAATCTTTAACTCCTAAAAAGATCTTGTCTACCCTAGAAGACCACCCCATTACTTACGTAGATGTTCAATCATCCATTGAAAAAGAAACGGAAGGCTATGCATACGGAAGAAAAACCTTACATAGAACAGATGATGTTGAAATCCTTCTGTTATATTGGCCCCCAGGCGTATCTTCTCCTATTCATGATCATGGAGAATCCTACGGGGTTGTTCATGTTGTTCAAGGGGACATTCTTAATGAAAATTTCAGAAAAGTAGATGAAGGAAAAGTAGCACTTATTGAAAAAGAATACGGATGTGAAAGTGACACGGTTGTATCGTATTTTGGTGATATTCACCGCCTCAGTAACCAAGCTGAACACCCTTGTATATCCCTTCATGTGTATTCCCCACCTCTTGTGGAGATGGGTGTATATGAGTTAATCGAAAATGATGAGGTTTCACCATTAGGGTAA
- a CDS encoding BCCT family transporter, with protein MNRKIIDWPTFIGALALLLIVTIPLIIFPDQGKEFVNQANSMITSNVGSLYLVVGLGIFFFLIYVAFSKNGHVKLGDEGERPEFSTFSWAAMLFCAGIGSSILYWGTIEWAYYFQNPPFGMEAGTKEAIAWSSAYGIFHWGPIAWAIYTLPALPMAYFYYVRKTPVLKISYACRPLFGDKVDGPLGKTIDILFMFGLLGGAGTTLALGAPMIAQGVNQITGIEVSLTLKTFILLLCTVIFAISAYSGLKKGIKILSDLNLWLAIFLLAFVFIFGPTRFLSETATNSIGLILDNFFHMSTWTEPFTDMGPFTETKFPESWTVFYWAWWLVYAPFVGLFIARISRGRTIRQMILGTILYGTLGCILFFGIIGNYGLHMQLTGSYDVISVLNDQGAPTAIINIINELPLGPFMVFIFTVLAIIFLATTFDSSSYILSSVVQKEVKEEPLRWNRLFWAFTLCFLPLVLMFLGGLNTLQTASIVGGFPLLFIMIILAWSFIKASTDDIKASDEYTSKTIHLDSEKILHRLKRKRRQKQSSNKKDDFQA; from the coding sequence ATGAATCGAAAGATAATAGATTGGCCTACATTTATAGGCGCTCTTGCATTACTTTTGATCGTGACAATCCCCCTTATTATTTTTCCAGATCAGGGGAAAGAGTTTGTTAATCAAGCGAATAGTATGATCACATCCAATGTTGGATCACTTTATTTAGTCGTTGGATTAGGAATATTTTTCTTTTTAATTTATGTTGCTTTTAGTAAAAATGGACATGTTAAGCTAGGTGATGAAGGGGAAAGACCTGAGTTTAGCACATTTTCTTGGGCAGCCATGCTGTTTTGTGCTGGGATAGGATCAAGTATCTTATATTGGGGTACGATTGAATGGGCGTATTATTTTCAAAATCCTCCATTTGGAATGGAAGCAGGTACAAAAGAAGCAATTGCATGGTCCAGTGCTTATGGGATTTTTCACTGGGGTCCAATTGCGTGGGCGATTTATACATTACCAGCCCTTCCGATGGCATACTTTTACTATGTTCGTAAAACACCTGTATTAAAAATAAGCTATGCATGTCGCCCGTTATTTGGAGATAAAGTGGATGGACCTTTAGGGAAAACCATTGATATTCTCTTCATGTTTGGCTTACTGGGAGGAGCAGGAACGACACTTGCGCTAGGCGCACCAATGATTGCACAAGGTGTGAACCAGATTACAGGAATTGAAGTAAGTTTAACATTGAAAACCTTTATTTTGCTCTTGTGTACTGTAATCTTTGCAATTAGTGCGTATTCTGGACTGAAAAAAGGGATTAAAATTTTAAGTGATTTAAATTTATGGTTAGCCATCTTTTTACTAGCCTTTGTGTTTATTTTCGGACCTACTCGATTCCTATCGGAGACAGCAACAAACAGTATAGGTCTGATTTTGGACAATTTCTTTCATATGAGTACCTGGACTGAGCCATTCACTGATATGGGTCCTTTCACAGAAACAAAATTCCCTGAAAGCTGGACGGTTTTCTACTGGGCATGGTGGTTGGTGTATGCCCCATTTGTGGGATTGTTTATCGCACGCATCTCCCGTGGCCGTACCATACGTCAGATGATTTTAGGTACGATTCTTTATGGTACATTAGGTTGTATTTTATTCTTTGGTATTATCGGAAATTACGGTTTGCACATGCAACTTACAGGCTCATATGACGTTATTTCAGTATTGAATGACCAAGGAGCCCCAACTGCGATCATTAATATCATTAATGAATTACCGCTTGGGCCGTTTATGGTATTCATCTTTACGGTTTTAGCGATCATTTTCTTAGCGACAACCTTTGATTCCAGCTCATACATTTTATCATCGGTTGTTCAAAAAGAAGTGAAAGAGGAACCGTTACGATGGAATCGATTATTTTGGGCATTTACGTTATGCTTTTTGCCACTAGTGCTCATGTTCTTAGGTGGTTTAAATACGTTACAGACAGCCAGTATTGTCGGTGGATTTCCTTTACTATTTATCATGATCATCCTCGCATGGTCGTTTATTAAGGCATCAACTGATGATATTAAAGCTTCTGATGAATATACTTCAAAAACCATACACCTAGATTCAGAGAAAATACTGCATCGATTGAAGCGAAAACGTCGACAAAAGCAATCTTCTAATAAGAAAGATGATTTTCAGGCATAG
- a CDS encoding flavin reductase family protein has translation MIQINPKDKTGKDNYKLLSGSVIPRPIAFITSKNGEGIVNAAPFSFFNVVTATPPLISVSVGRREGKTVKHTAQNIIENEEFVVHIVDESYMEDMNQTSGTYDKDVSEIDQTNLRLVNSEMVDVPGIKQAKVRMECKLHRNIPLGGSDDNGCDLIIGEVVLFHFDEAVYQDGKIDAEALDAIGRLAGSDYAKLGKKISIPRPE, from the coding sequence ATGATACAAATCAATCCAAAGGACAAAACGGGGAAGGATAATTATAAACTTTTAAGCGGTAGTGTGATCCCTAGGCCGATTGCATTTATTACATCAAAAAACGGAGAAGGTATTGTGAATGCCGCACCATTTAGCTTTTTCAATGTAGTGACGGCAACACCACCCCTTATATCTGTTTCTGTGGGTAGAAGAGAAGGCAAGACCGTGAAACATACAGCTCAAAATATTATAGAGAACGAAGAGTTTGTCGTTCATATCGTTGATGAAAGCTATATGGAAGATATGAACCAAACCTCAGGGACATATGATAAAGATGTAAGCGAGATTGATCAAACAAACCTAAGATTAGTAAATAGTGAAATGGTAGATGTACCAGGGATTAAACAAGCGAAAGTAAGAATGGAATGTAAGCTACACCGAAACATCCCTTTAGGCGGAAGTGATGATAATGGTTGTGACTTAATCATTGGAGAAGTTGTGTTGTTCCATTTTGATGAAGCGGTTTATCAGGATGGCAAAATCGACGCTGAGGCTCTTGATGCAATTGGAAGACTGGCTGGAAGTGATTACGCAAAACTAGGGAAGAAAATATCAATACCAAGGCCTGAATAA
- a CDS encoding C40 family peptidase, with protein MKRFLTVVFAGILVLGNGHLVSAAVNKDQVLNTAKEYLGTPYAFGGNSVNGFDCSGYTQHVYNKLGVELPRTTLQQAYEGDPVSKSELKTGDLVFFKNTYRNGISHVGIYVGENQFISATNDGVTIASLSNPYWGPKYAGGRRVEDFGDVDKDQLFSDLTEDHVAYDAIKTLTQSEVINGYTDGSFKPSRSITRGQAAALLNNYLKIDSENMSLFSDVSENYRFAQDIASMKEAGIIHGYPDGTFRPKETITRGQMALIIQNAFEIENDIGYVSKTKSGMDKAIVLLSSIDTTNEFEPKHFNSDQDATRADFSIALFNAVENEKQ; from the coding sequence TTGAAAAGATTTTTGACGGTTGTGTTTGCAGGTATTTTGGTTTTGGGGAATGGACATCTCGTTTCGGCAGCAGTGAATAAGGACCAAGTATTGAACACCGCAAAAGAATACCTTGGCACTCCTTACGCTTTCGGTGGTAACAGTGTAAATGGTTTTGATTGTTCTGGTTACACGCAACATGTTTATAATAAGCTTGGTGTGGAGCTTCCACGAACAACATTACAACAAGCATATGAAGGTGATCCGGTAAGTAAAAGTGAACTTAAAACCGGAGATTTAGTATTTTTTAAGAATACATATAGAAATGGAATATCACACGTTGGTATATATGTAGGAGAAAATCAATTTATTTCTGCTACAAATGATGGAGTGACGATTGCATCTTTAAGCAACCCATATTGGGGACCGAAATATGCTGGAGGTCGTCGAGTAGAAGATTTTGGTGACGTGGATAAAGACCAACTTTTTAGCGATCTGACTGAAGATCACGTAGCATACGATGCAATAAAAACATTGACACAATCTGAAGTTATTAATGGATATACAGATGGTAGCTTTAAGCCAAGCCGATCTATTACACGCGGGCAAGCTGCAGCACTATTAAATAACTATTTAAAAATTGACTCGGAAAACATGTCATTATTTAGTGATGTAAGTGAAAATTATCGTTTTGCTCAGGATATTGCTTCTATGAAAGAAGCTGGCATCATTCACGGGTATCCAGATGGAACTTTCCGACCAAAAGAGACCATCACAAGAGGTCAAATGGCTCTAATTATTCAAAATGCATTTGAAATAGAGAATGATATTGGATATGTATCAAAAACGAAAAGTGGAATGGATAAAGCTATTGTTCTCCTTAGTTCTATAGATACCACAAATGAGTTCGAACCTAAACATTTTAATTCAGATCAGGACGCTACTAGAGCTGATTTTTCCATTGCACTATTTAATGCAGTAGAGAATGAAAAACAATAA
- a CDS encoding BCCT family transporter yields the protein MKNRLIDWPTFIGAFFLLLLVVVPLVLFPDKGTEYVNAANTFVTTNFGVLYLLVGLGIFFFLIYVAFSENGRVKLGDAGEKPEFNNFSWAGMLFCAGIGSSILYWGTIEWAYYYQGPPFGIEANTKDAIAWASTYGIFHWGPIAWAIYTLPALPMAYFYYVRKKPVLKVSEATRPLIGRYADGPVGTIIDVLFMFGLLGGAGTTLALGTPMIAEGINALTGIPVNMVLKTFILALVTAIFAISAYTGLRKGIKVLSDINLWLSIFLLVFVFIVGPTRFISETTTNSIGLLLDNFFHMSTWTEPYNALGPYEKTGFPEAWTVFYWAWWLVYAPFVGLFVAKISRGRSIRQMILGTIIYGTIGSLLFFGIIGNFGMHMQMTGEFDVISVLNDQGAPKAIIEIIGQLPLAAFMIFIFTILAIIFLATTFDSSSYILASVVQKEVEDEPLRWNRLFWAFALCLLPLTLMFLGGLGTLQTASIVGGFPLLFIMIMLGWSFMKASSGDIRNSEHYKPKTISLNYKKILERVRRRRKKKEEKQKGPVDAHFEEEEKDKDQKE from the coding sequence ATGAAAAACCGTTTAATTGATTGGCCTACGTTTATAGGAGCCTTTTTCTTATTATTATTAGTTGTTGTTCCTTTAGTCCTTTTTCCGGATAAGGGAACAGAGTATGTTAATGCAGCGAATACGTTTGTTACGACGAATTTTGGGGTTCTCTACTTATTAGTTGGACTTGGCATTTTCTTTTTTCTTATTTATGTAGCTTTTAGTGAAAATGGAAGAGTCAAGTTAGGTGATGCTGGGGAAAAACCAGAATTCAATAACTTCTCCTGGGCAGGAATGCTTTTCTGTGCAGGGATTGGTTCAAGTATTCTGTATTGGGGAACGATCGAATGGGCGTATTACTATCAAGGACCTCCATTCGGTATTGAAGCGAATACAAAAGATGCTATTGCTTGGGCAAGTACGTATGGAATCTTCCACTGGGGACCGATTGCATGGGCAATATACACATTGCCGGCTCTTCCAATGGCTTATTTCTATTACGTTCGTAAAAAGCCGGTTTTAAAAGTTAGTGAAGCGACACGTCCATTAATTGGACGTTATGCAGATGGTCCTGTTGGTACCATCATTGATGTACTCTTTATGTTTGGTCTGTTAGGGGGAGCAGGAACAACCCTAGCGCTAGGGACTCCAATGATTGCAGAAGGTATTAATGCTCTCACAGGTATTCCGGTAAATATGGTGCTAAAAACATTTATTTTAGCCCTTGTAACAGCCATATTTGCTATCAGTGCTTATACAGGACTGCGAAAAGGGATCAAGGTATTAAGTGATATCAACTTATGGTTGTCCATTTTCTTGCTTGTTTTCGTTTTTATTGTTGGACCAACTCGATTCATTTCCGAGACAACAACAAACAGCATTGGATTATTGTTAGATAACTTTTTCCATATGAGTACATGGACAGAGCCTTACAATGCTTTGGGACCTTATGAAAAAACAGGATTCCCGGAAGCCTGGACCGTTTTCTACTGGGCTTGGTGGCTTGTATATGCACCATTTGTAGGTTTGTTCGTTGCTAAAATTTCCCGAGGACGCTCTATCCGTCAAATGATTTTAGGAACCATTATTTATGGAACAATTGGAAGTTTACTGTTCTTCGGAATCATTGGAAACTTTGGAATGCACATGCAAATGACTGGAGAGTTTGATGTCATTTCTGTTTTAAATGATCAAGGAGCACCGAAAGCGATTATTGAAATCATTGGGCAGCTACCATTAGCAGCGTTTATGATTTTCATCTTCACCATTTTGGCGATTATTTTCTTAGCGACAACGTTTGATTCAAGTTCGTATATTCTTGCATCTGTTGTACAAAAAGAAGTTGAAGATGAGCCTCTTCGTTGGAATCGTCTGTTTTGGGCATTTGCACTATGCTTATTGCCTCTAACACTCATGTTCCTTGGAGGTCTTGGAACCTTACAAACCGCAAGTATTGTAGGTGGCTTCCCGCTCCTCTTCATTATGATTATGCTTGGATGGTCGTTTATGAAGGCTTCAAGTGGAGACATTCGAAATTCAGAGCATTACAAACCGAAAACCATCTCATTAAATTATAAAAAGATATTGGAACGAGTAAGACGTCGTAGAAAGAAAAAGGAAGAAAAGCAAAAAGGGCCTGTTGATGCTCATTTTGAAGAAGAAGAAAAGGATAAAGATCAGAAAGAATAA
- a CDS encoding DUF962 domain-containing protein, whose translation MERDFQSYEEFWPFYLSQHSKKSTRAWHFVGTSFVFICLITAIVLLNGWFILLAPVIAYGFAWFSHYVFEGNKPATFGHPVWSLRADFRMYRLILFGQLKKELNELPEEYSVEV comes from the coding sequence ATGGAAAGAGACTTTCAAAGTTATGAAGAGTTTTGGCCTTTTTACTTGTCTCAACATAGTAAAAAGTCAACGAGAGCATGGCATTTTGTGGGTACTTCTTTTGTTTTCATTTGTTTGATTACTGCGATCGTTCTTTTAAACGGTTGGTTTATTTTATTGGCACCTGTGATCGCATACGGATTTGCTTGGTTTAGTCACTATGTATTTGAAGGAAATAAGCCAGCAACATTTGGTCATCCTGTATGGTCATTACGTGCAGATTTTCGAATGTATCGGTTAATTCTGTTCGGACAACTAAAGAAGGAATTAAATGAATTACCAGAGGAATATTCAGTAGAAGTATAG
- a CDS encoding alpha/beta hydrolase encodes MAHNMDEILRKASNWDQPIDFRNPIAPSHAIKQYLTYYGLDIPHTKFHMGVLYANDTKIMVQMHSPEQPIGTILLLHGYFDHAGLLRTIIEYLTKYQYRVIVYDLQGHGLSGGEKASVQKFNHYGQTLQKVIDLMTDQLPPPYHAIGHSTGGAIIINYILKKKKHPFTTIITAAPLIRSKHWKLTKAGYYLLNPFVNGIFRKFRANSSNKDYLKFVKQDPLQHKRVPFQWYEALIRWNKSIQEQGRSYDPISVIQGDLDDTVDWKFNLKFLREKFPKADIHHMPKARHHLFNEREEIKGKVFSLIFKKLNGEEMLNDTNQSKGQNGEG; translated from the coding sequence ATGGCACATAATATGGATGAGATCTTAAGAAAGGCAAGCAACTGGGACCAACCCATTGATTTTCGAAATCCAATTGCACCAAGTCATGCGATAAAACAATACTTAACCTACTATGGACTTGATATTCCACATACTAAATTTCATATGGGCGTTTTATATGCGAATGACACAAAAATCATGGTCCAAATGCACTCACCTGAGCAACCCATAGGCACCATTTTACTTTTACATGGATATTTTGACCATGCAGGACTACTCCGAACAATTATTGAATATTTAACGAAGTATCAATATAGAGTGATTGTTTATGACCTTCAAGGACACGGTTTGTCTGGAGGAGAAAAAGCTTCGGTTCAAAAATTCAATCATTATGGCCAAACCTTGCAAAAAGTGATCGATCTCATGACAGATCAGCTTCCACCTCCTTATCATGCAATCGGCCATAGTACTGGTGGTGCAATCATCATCAATTATATTTTGAAGAAAAAGAAACATCCATTTACTACAATTATTACAGCAGCTCCCTTAATTCGATCGAAGCATTGGAAGCTTACAAAAGCCGGATATTATTTGTTAAATCCATTTGTAAATGGGATCTTCCGGAAGTTCAGAGCCAATAGTTCGAATAAGGACTATCTAAAGTTCGTTAAACAAGATCCTTTACAGCACAAACGCGTTCCATTTCAATGGTACGAAGCACTAATACGTTGGAACAAGTCGATTCAAGAGCAAGGGCGTTCCTATGATCCGATTTCTGTCATTCAGGGTGACTTGGATGATACGGTTGATTGGAAATTTAATCTAAAGTTCTTGCGGGAAAAGTTCCCCAAGGCTGATATTCACCATATGCCAAAAGCTCGGCATCATTTATTTAATGAAAGGGAAGAAATTAAGGGTAAGGTTTTTTCCTTAATATTTAAGAAATTAAATGGGGAGGAGATGTTGAATGATACAAATCAATCCAAAGGACAAAACGGGGAAGGATAA